A stretch of the Haloarcula ordinaria genome encodes the following:
- a CDS encoding AbrB/MazE/SpoVT family DNA-binding domain-containing protein, whose product MSSERVDSESKVSGNQANIPARIRRELDIDDGDKLRWCIEDDGTLRVTVIQQRRGTFGDFDGYDGDEETAVTTDHDAWGVDVE is encoded by the coding sequence ATGAGTAGTGAGCGCGTCGATTCCGAGAGCAAGGTCTCTGGGAATCAAGCGAATATTCCTGCTCGCATCCGTCGAGAGCTCGATATCGACGATGGTGACAAACTTCGTTGGTGTATCGAGGACGATGGAACCCTCCGAGTCACAGTTATTCAGCAACGTCGTGGTACGTTCGGTGACTTCGACGGCTACGACGGTGACGAAGAAACCGCAGTTACGACCGACCACGATGCCTGGGGTGTCGACGTCGAATAG
- a CDS encoding histidine phosphatase family protein, translated as MADVVWAVRHGERQDTVDPNWADHAGRLHDPPLTELGRWAAWRVGRRFADAGPRFDAVFASPFLRTVETAAEICAETGHEMWLEPGLGEHRNPEWFDAEPETLSHEQLAERFDPVRLDHDPYLRPEFPESHAEAMDRAGETARSLADHVPGTLLLVGHGLTIGGVVQGLVGSADGADAPLCGLTRLERDGDGWRLDFSGDTTHLDV; from the coding sequence ATGGCAGACGTCGTCTGGGCGGTCCGGCACGGCGAACGACAGGACACCGTCGACCCGAACTGGGCGGACCACGCCGGGCGACTCCACGACCCACCGCTGACGGAACTGGGTCGCTGGGCGGCGTGGCGAGTCGGTCGCCGGTTCGCCGACGCGGGCCCGCGGTTCGACGCCGTGTTCGCCTCGCCGTTCCTCCGGACCGTCGAGACGGCCGCGGAGATCTGTGCCGAGACCGGTCACGAGATGTGGCTCGAACCCGGGCTCGGGGAGCACCGCAATCCCGAGTGGTTCGACGCCGAGCCCGAGACCCTGTCCCACGAGCAGTTAGCCGAGCGGTTCGACCCGGTTCGACTGGACCACGACCCCTATCTCCGACCCGAGTTCCCCGAGAGCCACGCCGAGGCGATGGACCGGGCCGGCGAAACCGCCCGCTCGCTCGCCGACCACGTCCCGGGGACACTCCTCCTCGTCGGCCACGGTCTCACTATCGGCGGCGTCGTCCAGGGGCTGGTCGGGTCGGCCGACGGGGCCGATGCACCGCTCTGTGGACTCACCCGACTGGAACGCGACGGCGACGGCTGGCGACTCGACTTCTCGGGGGATACGACGCATCTGGACGTCTGA
- the katG gene encoding catalase/peroxidase HPI, which translates to MTRSNQEWWPNQLNLQILDQNARQVDPMGEEFDYAEAFESLDLEAVKSDLEELMTDSKDWWPADYGHYGPLFIRMAWHSAGTYRTSDGRGGAGGGRQRFAPINSWPDNANLDKARRLLWPVKQKYGRKLSWADLLILAGNVAMESMGFKTFGFAGGREDALEPDEAADWGPEAEMEASERFDEDGELQEGLGATVMGLIYVNPEGPDGQPDPMASAKNIRESFGRMAMNDEETVALIAGGHTFGKVHGADSSENLGPEPEAAPIEDQGFGWENEHGSGMGADTITSGIEGPWTEAPIEWDMGYLDNLLDYEWEPEKGPGGAWQWTPKSEDLVESVPDAHESSEKVTPMMLTTDIALKRDPDYREIVERFQENPMAFGIAFAKAWYKLTHRDMGPPSRFLGPEVPDEEMLWQDPLPDADYEVIDEDAAADLKAEILESDLSVAQLVKTAWASASTYRDSDKRGGANGARIRLEPQKSWEVNEPEQLTTVLETLEGIQAEFNDSRSDGTRVSLADLIVLGGAAAVEQAAADAGYDVDVSFEPGRTDATQEQTDVESFEALKPRADGFRNYQPDDTDLPAEELLVDRAELLNLTPAEMTALVGGMRVLGATYQQSDFGVFTDEPGTLTNDFFVNLLEMDTEWEAVDDADELFEARDRDTGDVEWQGSRVDLIFGSNARLRAIAEVYGADDGEEQFVHDFVDAWEKVMRLDRFDLE; encoded by the coding sequence ATGACGAGGTCCAACCAGGAGTGGTGGCCGAACCAGCTGAACTTACAGATTCTCGACCAGAACGCTCGCCAGGTCGACCCGATGGGCGAGGAGTTCGACTACGCCGAGGCGTTCGAGTCGCTCGACCTCGAGGCCGTGAAATCGGACCTCGAGGAACTGATGACGGACTCGAAGGACTGGTGGCCGGCCGACTACGGCCACTACGGGCCGCTGTTCATCCGGATGGCGTGGCACAGCGCCGGGACGTACCGCACCAGCGACGGTCGGGGCGGCGCAGGCGGCGGGCGACAGCGGTTCGCGCCCATCAACAGCTGGCCCGACAACGCGAACCTGGACAAGGCGCGGCGACTGCTCTGGCCCGTCAAGCAGAAGTACGGGCGCAAGCTCTCGTGGGCCGACCTGCTGATTCTGGCCGGGAACGTCGCCATGGAGTCGATGGGGTTCAAGACGTTCGGCTTCGCCGGCGGCCGCGAGGACGCCCTCGAGCCCGACGAGGCCGCCGACTGGGGGCCCGAAGCGGAGATGGAGGCCTCCGAGCGGTTCGACGAGGACGGGGAGCTCCAGGAGGGACTGGGCGCGACCGTGATGGGACTCATCTACGTGAACCCGGAGGGCCCGGACGGCCAGCCCGACCCGATGGCCTCGGCGAAGAACATCCGGGAGTCGTTCGGCCGGATGGCGATGAACGACGAGGAGACCGTCGCGCTCATCGCCGGCGGCCACACGTTCGGGAAGGTCCACGGCGCGGACTCCTCCGAGAACCTCGGCCCCGAGCCCGAGGCGGCCCCCATCGAGGACCAGGGCTTCGGGTGGGAGAACGAGCACGGCAGCGGCATGGGCGCTGACACCATCACCAGCGGCATCGAGGGGCCGTGGACGGAGGCGCCCATCGAGTGGGACATGGGGTACCTCGACAACCTGCTCGACTACGAGTGGGAGCCCGAGAAGGGGCCCGGCGGTGCGTGGCAGTGGACGCCGAAGAGCGAGGACCTGGTCGAGAGCGTCCCCGACGCCCACGAGTCGTCGGAGAAGGTCACGCCGATGATGCTCACGACGGACATCGCGCTGAAGCGCGACCCCGACTACCGGGAGATCGTCGAGCGGTTCCAGGAGAACCCCATGGCGTTCGGGATAGCCTTCGCGAAGGCCTGGTATAAACTCACGCACCGCGACATGGGCCCGCCGTCCCGGTTCCTCGGGCCGGAGGTCCCCGACGAGGAGATGCTCTGGCAGGACCCGCTGCCGGACGCCGACTACGAGGTCATCGACGAGGACGCGGCCGCCGACCTGAAGGCGGAGATCCTCGAATCCGACCTCTCGGTCGCCCAGCTGGTCAAGACCGCCTGGGCGTCGGCCTCGACGTACCGCGACAGCGACAAGCGGGGCGGTGCGAACGGCGCCCGCATCCGCCTCGAACCCCAGAAGAGCTGGGAGGTCAACGAGCCCGAGCAGCTGACGACCGTGCTCGAGACCCTCGAAGGGATTCAGGCGGAGTTCAACGACTCACGGTCCGACGGGACGAGAGTCTCGCTCGCGGACCTCATCGTGCTCGGCGGGGCCGCCGCCGTCGAGCAGGCGGCCGCGGACGCCGGCTACGACGTCGACGTGTCGTTCGAGCCCGGCCGGACGGACGCCACGCAGGAGCAGACCGACGTCGAGTCGTTCGAGGCGCTCAAGCCGAGAGCCGACGGGTTCCGGAACTACCAGCCGGACGACACCGACCTGCCGGCGGAGGAGCTGCTCGTCGACAGGGCCGAACTGCTGAACCTGACGCCGGCCGAGATGACGGCGCTGGTCGGCGGTATGCGGGTGCTGGGCGCGACTTACCAGCAGTCCGACTTCGGCGTCTTCACCGACGAACCGGGGACGCTGACCAACGACTTCTTCGTGAACCTGCTCGAGATGGACACGGAGTGGGAGGCGGTCGACGACGCCGACGAACTGTTCGAGGCGCGCGACCGTGACACCGGCGACGTCGAGTGGCAGGGGTCCCGCGTCGACCTCATCTTCGGGTCGAACGCCCGACTCCGCGCCATCGCGGAAGTGTACGGCGCCGACGATGGGGAAGAGCAGTTCGTCCACGACTTCGTCGACGCGTGGGAGAAGGTGATGCGGCTCGACCGCTTCGACCTCGAATAA
- a CDS encoding PIN domain-containing protein: MPRALVDTTLLFAAAYRPDSAHDDAVPILRGIDAADLPEAVVLDYVLAETLNGLTTHASHDAATDFLDRIEENTRFHIDSLTGDAFATGKALFRRYEQFSFVDACIVAYMQTEGLGYLYAFDDDFDAAEDVYRLDTATNPYQPE, translated from the coding sequence ATGCCACGGGCACTCGTAGATACGACCCTTCTCTTTGCTGCGGCGTATCGTCCCGACAGCGCACACGACGACGCGGTCCCAATTCTTCGGGGCATTGATGCTGCCGACCTCCCCGAAGCGGTGGTCCTCGATTACGTCCTTGCGGAGACGCTCAACGGGTTGACGACGCACGCAAGTCACGATGCCGCGACGGACTTCCTCGACCGAATCGAGGAAAATACCCGGTTCCACATCGACTCACTCACGGGGGACGCCTTCGCGACGGGAAAAGCACTCTTCCGGCGGTACGAGCAGTTTTCGTTCGTCGATGCCTGCATCGTCGCCTACATGCAGACCGAAGGACTCGGCTACCTCTATGCGTTCGACGACGACTTCGACGCTGCTGAGGACGTCTACCGCCTCGATACTGCTACCAATCCGTACCAACCAGAATGA
- a CDS encoding sulfurtransferase TusA family protein, giving the protein MSESISPDVTVDSRGAACPGPLMDLIGKIKQADSGTVFELQTNDSSSSHDVPEWVEKAGHELLDVVEHGDGEYWSIFVETRE; this is encoded by the coding sequence ATGAGTGAATCCATTTCCCCCGACGTGACGGTCGATTCGCGCGGCGCCGCCTGCCCGGGTCCGCTGATGGACCTCATCGGCAAGATCAAACAGGCCGATTCGGGCACGGTGTTCGAACTACAGACCAACGACAGCTCGTCCAGCCACGACGTCCCCGAGTGGGTCGAGAAGGCCGGCCACGAGCTGCTCGACGTCGTCGAACACGGCGACGGGGAGTACTGGTCCATCTTCGTCGAGACGAGGGAGTGA
- a CDS encoding CDP-alcohol phosphatidyltransferase family protein produces MSYDSTGELFAGRRLTVEGVAVAAVAVCLLAGGYRWVAEVATRAAAVRWLVPAILVVGFVSVYLWRHRGSLRRRNGTQLDSLGVANGITLARAALVAGVAGFAFVDGAGVLAWLPAVGYGTAVALDAFDGAVARSVGVETRLGERLDMAVDTTGFLVAPVVAVAWGLLPTWYLSLSAARYCYLGGCALWRRRGGTVGDLPPSRLRRPLAALQMVFITWALVPVAPTPLVRTLAPVVLLPSLAVFARDWLAVTVRTSEE; encoded by the coding sequence ATGAGTTACGACTCCACAGGCGAGCTGTTCGCCGGTCGTCGACTCACGGTCGAGGGGGTCGCCGTCGCCGCGGTGGCCGTCTGCCTCCTGGCCGGTGGTTACCGGTGGGTCGCCGAGGTGGCGACCCGCGCGGCCGCCGTCCGCTGGCTCGTGCCCGCGATACTCGTCGTCGGGTTCGTCTCCGTCTACCTCTGGCGCCACCGCGGTTCGCTCCGGCGACGGAACGGCACGCAGCTCGACTCGCTCGGGGTCGCCAACGGAATCACGCTCGCGCGCGCCGCCCTCGTCGCCGGCGTCGCGGGGTTCGCGTTCGTGGACGGCGCAGGCGTCCTCGCGTGGCTCCCGGCGGTGGGCTACGGGACGGCCGTGGCCCTCGACGCGTTCGACGGGGCGGTCGCCCGGTCGGTCGGCGTCGAGACACGGCTGGGCGAGCGCCTCGACATGGCCGTCGACACCACCGGCTTCCTCGTCGCACCGGTCGTCGCCGTCGCGTGGGGCTTGCTCCCGACGTGGTACCTGTCCCTGTCGGCCGCCCGGTACTGCTATCTGGGCGGCTGTGCCCTCTGGCGTCGCCGCGGCGGCACCGTCGGCGACCTCCCGCCGAGTCGCCTTCGACGGCCGCTGGCGGCGCTCCAGATGGTGTTCATCACGTGGGCGCTCGTTCCGGTCGCGCCGACACCGCTCGTCCGGACGCTGGCACCGGTCGTGTTGCTCCCGTCGCTCGCGGTGTTCGCCCGCGACTGGCTCGCAGTGACGGTGCGAACGTCCGAAGAATGA
- a CDS encoding DUF1641 domain-containing protein: MSEQEQQDAATGDESPADPSADAEQLAELAASVDGNEAELAELLDRLDEVNDLLDVLALGTGAMDDEMVQTLAATGGNLGALADAAAEPATVRGVESLLHAVGDATGDLEEPPERVGIVGLLRALRDPEVQAGLGFLVTVSKHLGRDLTRRSELRQELDDAPTE, encoded by the coding sequence ATGAGTGAACAGGAACAACAGGACGCGGCGACCGGGGACGAGTCTCCGGCCGACCCGTCCGCAGACGCCGAACAGCTGGCTGAACTCGCCGCGTCGGTCGACGGTAACGAGGCCGAACTCGCCGAACTGCTCGACCGCCTCGACGAGGTCAACGACCTGCTCGACGTCCTCGCGCTCGGCACGGGCGCGATGGACGACGAGATGGTCCAGACGCTCGCCGCGACCGGGGGCAACCTCGGCGCACTGGCCGACGCTGCCGCTGAACCGGCGACCGTCCGGGGCGTGGAGTCGCTGCTCCACGCCGTCGGCGACGCGACCGGCGACCTCGAGGAACCGCCCGAGCGGGTGGGCATCGTCGGCCTCCTGCGCGCCCTGCGCGATCCGGAGGTCCAGGCCGGCCTGGGCTTCCTCGTGACGGTCTCGAAGCACCTCGGTCGCGACCTCACCCGACGGTCGGAGCTCCGCCAGGAACTCGACGACGCGCCCACCGAGTGA
- a CDS encoding glycosyltransferase produces MARLAVLHNTLDLRGGADAVCAHVCEALQDDHDVTLVTVSRTSLATLNDMFGTDASVPVLAPPAGHQLAGALSRADDWFGPQLPLRSAFLTRWLRRHAAAFDLVVSTANEFQLSVPSVQYVHFPQFNAAVPGPDGTHGASLPNRLWTRVADLADRTLPADATLVANSQYTAAHVAARYGRTPEVLHPPVDPIPGEPWSARERGVVTVGRIAPDNRTLDAVRVVDGARERGLDLHLHLVGSTADAYQSYVDRVERAVAARDYVTLHRDLPRDRLEALLGGHRYGLNPKHGEHFGMALAEYVAAGMVPFAHDSGGQRDVVDDAADRLYGTVEAAVELLVDAVERDARPRLSPDRFAADRFHQRIRRLVRDRLAQTGSRVR; encoded by the coding sequence ATGGCCCGGCTGGCCGTGCTGCACAACACGCTCGACCTCCGCGGCGGCGCCGACGCCGTCTGCGCCCACGTCTGTGAGGCGCTCCAGGACGACCACGACGTGACGCTGGTCACCGTCTCCCGGACGTCGCTCGCCACGCTCAACGACATGTTCGGGACCGACGCGAGCGTGCCCGTCCTGGCGCCACCAGCCGGCCACCAGCTCGCCGGCGCGCTCTCGCGGGCCGACGACTGGTTCGGCCCGCAGCTCCCGCTCCGGAGCGCGTTCCTGACCCGGTGGCTCCGGCGCCACGCCGCGGCGTTCGACCTCGTCGTCAGCACCGCAAACGAGTTCCAGCTGTCCGTCCCGTCGGTCCAGTACGTCCACTTCCCGCAGTTCAACGCCGCGGTCCCCGGCCCGGACGGAACCCACGGGGCGTCGCTGCCCAACCGGCTGTGGACTCGCGTCGCCGACCTCGCCGACCGGACGCTCCCGGCCGACGCGACGCTGGTCGCCAACTCCCAGTACACGGCCGCACACGTGGCGGCTCGCTACGGGCGAACCCCCGAGGTCCTCCATCCTCCCGTCGACCCTATTCCCGGCGAGCCGTGGTCGGCCCGCGAGCGAGGCGTCGTCACCGTCGGCCGCATCGCGCCCGACAACCGGACGCTCGACGCCGTTCGCGTCGTCGACGGCGCCCGGGAGCGCGGCCTCGACCTCCACCTCCACCTCGTCGGGTCCACGGCCGACGCGTACCAGTCCTACGTCGACCGCGTCGAGCGGGCCGTCGCCGCCCGCGACTACGTCACCCTCCACCGTGACCTGCCGCGCGACCGGCTCGAAGCCTTGCTCGGCGGCCACCGCTACGGCCTCAACCCGAAACACGGGGAGCACTTCGGGATGGCGCTCGCCGAGTACGTCGCGGCCGGGATGGTCCCGTTCGCCCACGACTCGGGTGGCCAGCGAGACGTCGTCGACGACGCCGCAGACCGGCTATACGGGACCGTCGAGGCGGCTGTCGAACTGCTGGTCGACGCCGTCGAACGGGACGCCAGGCCACGTCTCTCGCCGGACCGGTTCGCTGCCGACCGGTTCCATCAGCGGATTCGGCGACTCGTTCGGGACCGTCTGGCGCAGACCGGTTCGCGCGTCCGCTAA
- a CDS encoding ArsR/SmtB family transcription factor, protein MGQTDRLERLITEECGECCDGDVDERLDSLAGYRDSVPADTAADRSALQTLGNETRYAIVSLLATADRELCVCEINPLFDVSDSAVSHALSDLYDAGLVTRRKEGTWRYYATTERADALLAALDATREEA, encoded by the coding sequence ATGGGACAGACGGACCGGCTCGAGCGGCTCATCACCGAGGAGTGCGGCGAGTGCTGCGACGGGGACGTAGACGAGCGACTCGACTCGCTGGCGGGCTATCGCGACTCGGTTCCGGCCGACACGGCGGCCGACCGGAGCGCGCTGCAGACCCTCGGGAACGAGACCCGGTACGCCATCGTCAGCCTGCTGGCTACGGCCGACCGGGAGCTGTGTGTCTGTGAGATTAATCCACTCTTCGACGTCAGCGACAGCGCGGTCAGCCACGCGCTCTCGGACCTCTACGACGCGGGGCTGGTCACGCGTCGGAAGGAGGGGACCTGGCGCTACTACGCCACGACCGAGCGGGCCGACGCGCTGCTCGCGGCCCTCGACGCGACGCGGGAGGAGGCCTGA
- a CDS encoding VOC family protein, with protein MTDPNTTPGIHHVTCIAGDPQRNMDFWVETLGLRLVKRSINQDDPGTYHFFFADAEGTPGTSMTFFPWEGMRQGKVGSGQVSRTAFRVPEGSLDYWEDRFDEYGVDYDERVERFGGESHRDSGDASGDEPRAETVLPFRDPDGLPVELVAVEIPDDDPTVPWTEFVPEEHAIRGFHSVTLWLPDPERTVEVLETMGLEEVGTEESPGDTPGDERTRFAAAGPVGKYVDVLPTIQGGRQGHGTVHHVAFQTPTDEDQTAMRDAIQSLGLRPTNQIDRHWFRSVYVREFNGVLFELATSGPGYTSDEPLDDLGGRLVLPGQFGDRREEIEAGLTDVTVPRAESAEADD; from the coding sequence ATGACTGACCCGAACACCACACCCGGTATCCACCACGTCACCTGCATCGCGGGCGACCCACAGCGGAACATGGACTTCTGGGTCGAGACGCTCGGCCTCCGGCTGGTCAAGCGCTCGATCAACCAGGACGACCCCGGCACCTACCACTTCTTCTTCGCGGACGCCGAGGGCACCCCCGGAACGAGCATGACGTTCTTCCCCTGGGAAGGCATGCGCCAGGGGAAGGTCGGTTCCGGCCAAGTCTCCAGAACGGCCTTCCGCGTCCCCGAGGGCAGCCTGGACTACTGGGAGGACCGCTTCGACGAGTACGGCGTAGACTACGACGAGCGCGTCGAGCGGTTCGGTGGCGAGTCGCATCGCGACTCGGGAGACGCGAGCGGTGACGAACCGCGAGCAGAGACGGTCCTGCCCTTCCGTGACCCCGACGGCCTCCCGGTCGAGCTGGTGGCAGTCGAGATTCCCGACGACGACCCGACGGTCCCCTGGACCGAGTTCGTCCCCGAAGAACACGCTATCCGCGGGTTCCACTCCGTGACGCTCTGGCTGCCCGACCCCGAGCGGACGGTCGAGGTCCTAGAGACGATGGGGCTCGAAGAAGTCGGCACCGAGGAGTCGCCGGGTGACACGCCGGGCGACGAGCGGACGCGCTTCGCCGCCGCGGGCCCGGTCGGCAAGTACGTCGACGTCCTCCCAACCATCCAGGGCGGCCGCCAGGGCCACGGCACCGTCCACCACGTCGCCTTCCAGACGCCGACCGACGAGGACCAGACGGCGATGCGCGACGCCATCCAGTCGCTCGGCCTGCGGCCGACGAACCAGATCGACCGCCACTGGTTCCGCTCGGTCTACGTCCGGGAGTTCAACGGCGTCCTCTTCGAACTGGCGACGAGCGGCCCGGGCTACACCAGCGACGAGCCGCTGGACGACCTCGGTGGCCGGCTCGTCCTCCCCGGGCAGTTCGGGGACCGCCGCGAGGAGATCGAGGCCGGACTGACCGACGTGACGGTGCCGCGTGCGGAGTCGGCCGAAGCCGACGACTGA
- a CDS encoding aldo/keto reductase: MTQLTKTLPSGDELPMVGLGTWNIGGETVKDSVRAGLDAGYTHIDTAEGYKNEAEIGEVLADYDREELFLTSKVLPKNLDYESVIASCEASLERLGTDYLDLYLVHWPNPAISLRETLNAMAHLHEEGLVRNVGVSNFSAYQLSAAHHVSDVPIAVNQIEYQPWHTQDDVVEYCDETDTVVEAAAPLGRTEVLGDETVQDIAEQYDKSPAQVVLRWAVENDVVVLPKSTSAEHIEQNLDVFDWELDDADHQRIDDIDREQPVYATPARDWTGSTYGISQ; this comes from the coding sequence ATGACGCAACTGACGAAGACACTACCGAGCGGTGACGAACTGCCGATGGTCGGACTGGGCACGTGGAACATCGGCGGGGAGACCGTCAAGGACTCCGTGCGAGCCGGGCTCGACGCCGGCTACACCCACATCGACACGGCCGAGGGGTACAAGAACGAGGCCGAGATCGGCGAGGTACTGGCCGATTACGACCGTGAGGAGCTCTTTCTCACCTCGAAGGTGCTACCGAAGAACCTCGACTACGAGTCGGTCATCGCCTCCTGTGAAGCCTCGCTGGAGCGACTGGGCACCGACTACCTCGACCTCTACCTGGTCCACTGGCCCAACCCGGCCATCTCGCTGCGGGAGACGCTGAACGCGATGGCCCACCTCCACGAGGAGGGGCTGGTCCGGAACGTCGGCGTCTCGAACTTCAGCGCCTACCAGCTGAGCGCGGCCCACCACGTCTCGGACGTGCCCATCGCCGTCAACCAGATCGAGTACCAGCCCTGGCACACCCAGGACGACGTCGTCGAGTACTGCGATGAGACCGACACCGTCGTCGAGGCCGCCGCGCCGCTGGGCCGGACCGAGGTGCTGGGCGACGAGACGGTCCAGGACATCGCCGAGCAGTACGACAAGTCGCCGGCCCAGGTCGTCCTCCGGTGGGCCGTCGAGAACGACGTGGTCGTCCTGCCGAAGTCGACCTCGGCCGAGCACATCGAGCAGAACCTCGACGTCTTCGACTGGGAACTGGACGACGCCGACCACCAGCGCATCGACGACATCGACCGGGAACAGCCGGTGTACGCTACGCCCGCCCGCGACTGGACGGGGAGTACGTACGGTATCTCGCAGTAG
- a CDS encoding NAD(P)/FAD-dependent oxidoreductase: MTRIVIVGGGTGGTVLANRLADKLAPEMKRGDVEVTLVNDGPDQVYKPTFLYIPFGEATPEDARQPIVDLVDRTVDFRVDRVTAIDTDAKRLDLQRDGALEYDYLVLATGATLEPDEVPGLVEGGHHFYDAAGAERLRDALAEFEAGHLVLSVIGVPHMCPAAPVEFVLMVDEWLRERGRREDVDITYTYPIQRIHGLAPVAEWAQPLFDERGIEAETFFNPESVDPDERVIETMEGTELDYDLLVAIPPHGGSPLVEDAGLGDGGWVAVDNRTLEAEHAEDVYAIGDAADVPTSKAGSVAHYQAGAVADRLASQVRGQVPTAEYDGKTMCFVESGTDEAAFLEFSYDRQPEPRDPNQYVHWGKLAYNEAYWLTARGLL, translated from the coding sequence ATGACCCGAATCGTCATCGTCGGCGGGGGCACCGGTGGGACGGTTCTCGCGAACCGCCTCGCCGACAAACTCGCCCCCGAGATGAAGCGTGGCGACGTCGAGGTGACGCTCGTCAACGACGGCCCCGACCAGGTGTACAAGCCGACGTTCCTGTACATCCCGTTCGGCGAGGCCACCCCCGAGGACGCCCGTCAGCCCATCGTGGACCTCGTCGACCGCACGGTCGACTTCCGCGTCGACCGAGTGACGGCCATCGACACCGACGCCAAGCGCCTGGACCTCCAGCGCGACGGTGCCCTCGAGTACGACTACCTCGTGCTCGCGACCGGCGCGACCCTCGAACCCGACGAGGTCCCGGGCTTAGTCGAGGGCGGGCACCACTTCTACGATGCCGCGGGCGCCGAGCGGCTGCGTGACGCACTCGCCGAGTTCGAGGCGGGCCACCTCGTCCTCTCGGTCATCGGCGTCCCCCACATGTGTCCGGCTGCACCGGTGGAGTTCGTGCTGATGGTCGATGAGTGGCTGCGCGAACGCGGCCGCCGCGAGGACGTGGACATCACGTACACGTACCCCATCCAACGCATCCACGGGCTCGCGCCCGTCGCGGAGTGGGCCCAGCCGCTGTTCGACGAACGGGGTATCGAGGCCGAGACGTTCTTCAACCCCGAGTCGGTCGACCCCGACGAGCGGGTCATCGAGACGATGGAAGGCACCGAACTGGACTACGACCTCCTCGTGGCCATCCCGCCACACGGCGGGTCGCCGCTGGTCGAGGACGCGGGGCTGGGCGACGGCGGCTGGGTCGCCGTCGACAACCGGACGCTCGAGGCCGAACACGCCGAGGACGTCTACGCAATCGGCGACGCCGCCGACGTCCCCACGAGCAAGGCCGGCAGCGTCGCCCACTACCAGGCCGGCGCGGTCGCCGACCGACTCGCAAGCCAGGTCCGGGGACAGGTCCCGACCGCCGAGTACGACGGCAAGACGATGTGTTTCGTCGAGTCCGGGACCGACGAGGCGGCGTTCCTCGAGTTCAGCTACGACCGCCAGCCCGAACCCCGGGACCCGAACCAGTACGTCCACTGGGGGAAACTGGCCTACAACGAGGCCTACTGGCTGACCGCCAGGGGGCTCCTGTGA